The Drosophila sechellia strain sech25 chromosome 2L, ASM438219v1, whole genome shotgun sequence region AATAACCAGTCGGCACCATCTCGCCAACAAATCGCCACAGGCTCACAGGCTCATTAAAATGCACATTAAATCGCCGATTGGCAATGGGGAAGTCTCTCCTGGTCTGGTCTTCGAGAGGAGTGGCCGAGGAGGCGGAGATGGAGGAGGTATTCCGAAGAGGAAAGCCACCGATCGGGGAGGGCAACTCACCTCTTGAGGAAGTCGCTGTACTCCGCCTGCCGGATCAGGCCCGTTCGCATCATGATGGTCTGGAAGCACTGGCGCTCGATGGCCCACAGGTTGCACTCGGTGATCGCGGTGATGGTCGCAGTCCGCTGGCAGTTGTACAGGATCGCCAGTTCGCCAAGGACCTTCGCTCCCGACAATGTGGAGAGGTACTTGCCCTCGCGGGAAACCTCCACGCGTCCATCTGGGGAGAAAATATTAACATTAATTGGGTATATATAATCATAATTCTGTCCAATCCTATTGAAATAAAAGATACTATGCCTATCTATCCTGactgatttgattttttttaaaacatcGAAATCCTTCCACCCCTTACCCTTCTCTGCTTCCTCCTCCTGTCCACCGCTGGATTGCTCCTTGAGATTTCCTGTCCTGCGTCGACGGGCATATGTGTGCACTGGAACGATGAGGCGGGGTCGTGGTATACAGAAACCATCCCCGTTGAGATCCTTGGAGCTGCCATTACTGCTGGCAGCTGGTGAGATTTGTGGACTCTTTTGACGAACAGCCTTCTCCCCCTCCAGTTTGAGTCCCTCGATAGCCTGCTCCAAACTGAGACGTCTCTGGGAGGCGGTGGAGTCCTTAGATCTGGCCACACTTCTGCTGAACGAAGTGGTCTGGTTTGGCATCCTAACCGTGGCATACCGCTGGACCGAAGTTTGTGATCTGCTCAGGGGTTTCGATACCCTTTTGGGTGGCTCTGGCGGCGGTTCTCTGGGTGGCGGAGCCATCAGTCTCTGTGGCTGCTGGCAGATCACTACTTGATCCTGGGAGTCCTCTGCAGCCGAGGAGAATGTGGAGTAGGCGGAGGAACTGTTGCTGAGATTTTCCTTGATTTTCGGGGGCGATCTCAAGGTGGCATAACTAGGCGGTTGCGACATGGTTTGGGAGCGACGCAAGGAAGGCGGTTTCACGGAGAACTGTTGTCGGGGTCTTGGAACCCTTGGTCTCTCCGTCGGATCCAGGACATAGTGGTTAACTGCAGTTGGTTCCTGGATACTAGCCAACTTCTCCTTTCCATCCGAAGCCTCTTCCTGCTCTTCGTGTTCCTGATCCTGATCCACGGCCACCCAAACATTgtgcatttgctgctgctgatgatgctgcAGTGCCGATGGCCTGTAGCCGCTGAGTTGCTTGATCGTGCTCGCTATGCGTTTGTCCCGCGACTGCAGCTCCAGCTGCCGGATATTCTCCAGGGTCATTTGGTACTTGCTCAGGGCGGAGATGCCCTCGATGAGGAAACTGCTGCCGGCGGAGCTGCTCTGCCTGCTCAATTTGGAGCCCGTTGTGGCTGGAACGGGCTGATTCGCAGCCCTCAGCCAATTGGCCTCGTACAGTGCACCCATAGCGCTGCTGCCCTCCAGGGAGAGACTCGCATCGACGGCTTTGCCCGGATAATGTTTGATTTTCATTACGACAGAAAAATTTCACTTGACCAGCTGCAGCGACGTGATTCGTTTGTCTTTGGCTCCACCAGCGTTTAGTTTATGTTTTTGTGCctgttgtttgttattttcggAGGTCTTTTGCATAACCAAAGAGCTCTGCAGTTTCGCGCACGGAATATTTGAAGAGTCACTGGGAATGGCGATGCCCACGGTTTTCAGGCCTGTTGTTGGTAACAAAATCACAATAAtgtatttgttatttatattgCAAAAGCCACACACGTTTGCTGTTTCAGTTGCTGTTTGGTTTCTGCCGTCGACGGTGTTGTAAACTTTCCATGTTTTTGCGACTTGCCTCACGTTTGTggattgattttgtttatggCCTGTTGATCTACCAACTTTGACAAGCGTCAGGCACAGTGGTAAGTGAGCAGTAGAATAGCAATAAATGGCTATTTAATGGAAATCAAACCAAAACAGTGGGATCTGCTAAAGTTTACCCCTGCTCAGCATATGAAAATTGCTTCAAAAATCAATTACTCGACCGATTTCCTATTTTCTGTCCACAATCCTTGCCGGATTTGGGGAATTACGCACCGAACTTCTCTTGCAACCCATTCAACACACAATCGCACTTAGCTGagttgcaaattaatttcggCCAATTGGTAAGAGCGTGTGAATGAGTGAGTCTCGCGTTTTTTTCCACCTCTACCATTTGCGAGTGCATCAAAAGCTTAATCATCGACAAATTAGCCAATTGTGAATGAAAGTGGGCGACGCGGTAGGGGAAGTGACAATTGGCGATGTTGCCAAAggtaaacaataataaaggTGGTCTGTCTGAACAGCCAAAAGTGACGTATTGCCCGACCTAGAGAAGCCCAAAATAGGTCCAGTGACCATCGGTGCTGGGCTCCAAAATTTGGAGCGTGACTCTGAATTGAAAGGAAGTTGTTGGCTTCGAGGTATTTCCATTTGGATCTGGGTCCATTTACGCTAATTGATCGGGCAAACTGACGCAAACGACGATAATGTATTGTGCACTTTATGACTCAGTTATTAGGGGTGTGCGCAATATCTGCGGGTGATCtcaggcaaatatttattttaatttagttaataatATTCAATGGGCAAAATAGGCACAGTAAATTGTAAAGTCTGGAAGTTTTGGAACAGGGTGTGCCGTCGACAAATCGTTCTGAGTCTATCAACAAAAGATATTGTGATGACTGCTATTAGCATTTTCTTAAATACAAATGCGTCAGAAGAGCAAGATCACATGCCAAACTAATTCACTTTGAACTCAGCTAATAAATTTCCATAAAAAACATGGCATATAGCACATGTGCAGGGAACCCGCTTTATAAATACACAAACAAAGTTACGTCTGCGATCCAATGGAAAACGCTCGATTGTCACGACTACGCACAATCGGAAACGATGACTAGACAAACAACAATTACCAGCGGCGAAGACAAACATTCAACAAAGATCATTCGTAGCACCTTGAATATGATCAATCAAACAGTAAACATCGGTGTTGTTGAACTATTCTCGCAGctaatggcaaacaaattgccGCGTTCACAGATACTTATTTACGTAAGAGTAGCGGGCGAGATAAATCGGGAGACCCGAGAACTCTGTTATCACTGCTACGCTGTTTTCCCTGTGAAAACAACTCGTGCCTCGGCTTTTAGTCGTGATAACGGGTACACAACACATGGCAGAGATTCAGTATTCCAGCTAACAAAAACTTCATGCAAACACTATTTATATGGAATTTTTTACGCGATTCGAAAGAGATTTTCTTGGCATGAGCTCCACTGCACTTAATCCTCACAAAGGGCCGAGTTTTCCACAAAATAAGTGTGGAAAGCTACGGCCCGTCGAGCTTGGGGCTCCACGAGTTCAGCGGGGTCGAGGTTTGCTGGCTTTTAAAAATGCGGAAATCCGTCAAGCCCAGCTGAgcaccccaaaaaaaaaaaaaacaaattataaaagtAAATGGAGAAAAAATGTGTACAAATTGAAACTGCAAACATTTTGCAACTTCGCCCAGAGACTGGCTTCAAGTATTAATGGTTGTTGGATGTCGAGTGTTGGCAAGGTCAGCCGCTGTCTGATTCGCCGATTTGAATACAATCGCAGAGCGGAGGAAACAAGAATTTAAACAGCTCGTGCACTGTGGAAAAATCTTTGAAATCTATGCAACCATTCAGGTTCACTTATCATTGGACTTAATTGTAGGTAAATATCAATTAGCATTTTGTAATTGGCGCTGGTCATGGGAAAAATACCCAAACTAATGGTTATTTTTACTCCTGTTTTTGTACAGTGTGTCCCGCCACTTGGCTTTTCTGAAGCAGCTATTTATAGAAGTTAACGGATCTCCGGAGCAGGGTTTTTGGAAGCCTCGATTAAGGCGAAGTTAGTCACAGACTTTGGCTTGTGTGCCAAGGGCagcggattcggattcggaatgAGATCGAGTCCGAGTCCAAGTCATTTTCGGTTTTGCATGACAGCTcgtaatttactttttggtcCGCCCTTTTGACTTACAATTAAGGCAAGACAAAATTGCCATTGGCTTAGTCATTcgttttggtttatttttgcttcattttttttttaccaacaTGACCGCATTTTGGCACACACATTGGAGCTCAAAAAtcatcataataataatttatggcCATAGCTCAGTTGACGTTTCTTTTGATTGTCTATGCTAATGAATGGTGGCTATAAAGAAAGTTATCCAAACTGGATGGAAGAGGGAGGCAAGATCAGAGGTCCGAAAGATCTTTTGTGTATACAATTTAGATTGTAGTCAAGCAAGATCGCGAGGGAATCGAGATTCAGAATCAGCCAAACGGGACAGATCGATTTCGCAAAAACAGCGATAAAGCTGACAAACGAGATTCTAAAGTGATCTATAGGGTTCTCAACACTGACTAGCGTTCGAGTTACTGATTAGATTTAAGATCATTGGGGAATGCCACAGAGATTCTGAAAACAGCCACTTTCTCATACGTGGAAATATATGAACATATATATAAGCTAACTTCATGGAAACGTCTTAATAGACTTGCATCATTAACTTTCGATTAATCAATACTAAAATGCTGCTGGGCATCTTTTTAATTGGGTATTTAAGCTCATATCTTTtcttaaaaagaaaataagaaaatcatgaaatggaaattaaataagacCCAGCATCAAGAAGCTACCGACTTCGTTCCACTTGCTTAGGTTCAATTATAAACCACTTCGGAACGATATAATTTTTACCAATTCAGAGCCAAGTTTCCCAATGATCTTGTGATCCACTTCCCGCGAGC contains the following coding sequences:
- the LOC6613265 gene encoding cGMP-dependent protein kinase, isozyme 2 forms cD5/T2 isoform X2 — translated: MKIKHYPGKAVDASLSLEGSSAMGALYEANWLRAANQPVPATTGSKLSRQSSSAGSSFLIEGISALSKYQMTLENIRQLELQSRDKRIASTIKQLSGYRPSALQHHQQQQMHNVWVAVDQDQEHEEQEEASDGKEKLASIQEPTAVNHYVLDPTERPRVPRPRQQFSVKPPSLRRSQTMSQPPSYATLRSPPKIKENLSNSSSAYSTFSSAAEDSQDQVVICQQPQRLMAPPPREPPPEPPKRVSKPLSRSQTSVQRYATVRMPNQTTSFSRSVARSKDSTASQRRLSLEQAIEGLKLEGEKAVRQKSPQISPAASSNGSSKDLNGDGFCIPRPRLIVPVHTYARRRRTGNLKEQSSGGQEEEAEKGKGWKDFDVLKKIKSVRIDRHSIFYFNRIGQNYDYIYPINVNIFSPDGRVEVSREGKYLSTLSGAKVLGELAILYNCQRTATITAITECNLWAIERQCFQTIMMRTGLIRQAEYSDFLKSVPIFKDLAEDTLIKISDVLEETHYQRGDYIVRQGARGDTFFIISKGKVRVTIKQQDTQEEKFIRMLGKGDFFGEKALQGDDLRTANIICESADGVSCLVIDRETFNQLISNLDEIKHRYDDEGAMERRKINEEFRDINLTDLRVIATLGVGGFGRVELVQTNGDSSRSFALKQMKKSQIVETRQQQHIMSEKEIMGEANCQFIVKLFKTFKDKKYLYMLMESCLGGELWTILRDKGNFDDSTTRFYTACVVEAFDYLHSRNIIYRDLKPENLLLNERGYVKLVDFGFAKKLQTGRKTWTFCGTPEYVAPEVILNRGHDISADYWSLGVLMFELLTGTPPFTGSDPMRTYNIILKGIDAIEFPRNITRNASNLIKKLCRDNPAERLGYQRGGISEIQKHKWFDGFYWWGLQNCTLEPPIKPAVKSVVDTTNFDDYPPDPEGPPPDDVTGWDKDF